Part of the Nicotiana sylvestris chromosome 2, ASM39365v2, whole genome shotgun sequence genome, gatcaaaGGGGATCCAGGTGGGTTTTTTAATCTGGTCAAGAGTCGGGTAATTTGTGGATTGGACTGGTTTAATTTGGGGGCGGAATTGGGTCAAATTAAGGACGaaaattgaaaggtgaaagggcTGTAGTTGAAATAGATatgggctaagtgttaaatatcctattttccctttttattttagaaaaatagtagtaataattttaaaagtaaactaAAAACACTGagccaacaaatactatataaatattgatttaaaataataatcttgggaataagttattcaccaaaatgataatcttgggaataattattggattttgtactgctaaaaatagataataaattgattctaaaatcttaaaaattaggaaaaaataccaaaactcttgggcatacTTAAATAGGTATGTAcataatattttgaaagtattttttagataaaaattcatagggaaaaattgggtatcaacagatgcCCCGCTTTAACCGGGAATgctgaaagagttgtcgggtaaagatatgatggccaattttgaccgaatgaaacgattttgaagagttttgaccgagctctggtttctgaactacctacatatccctggtattaggccatatgtagttcgggatccatcggtgaatgctgtctttggacagttaggatgatgtcctcggaccatgatgtcctgggccatgaagcgtatgataaaggattcgcaggctatgaaattgtgttctcgggctatgagtatgatgcctccgaactatgatgcctttgaataatgatatgcaaaagataaaatggggtcttcaggccatggcatggcgttctcggactatgaaaatggtgcctgcGAACAATggcgcctttggacaatttggcgatctttcagcccatgaaaatgcagaaggtggcagtATTTCAGTCATGCAAGAGATATAAGATGGCGGTATTTTAGTCATGCAAGAGAAATAGAGTGgaaatatttcagccatgcaagagaaataaggtggcgatatttcagccatgcggatggaggtagagcttagcctcgaaaggcggaaaggtagccttatgcaatgtaggagatgcagatagaggtagagcttaacctcgaaaggcagaaaggtagccttatgcaatgtagaaaatgcagatggagacagagcttagtctcggaaggcaaaaaggtagccttatgcaatgtagatgatgcagatggaggtagagcttagcctcggaaggcaaaaaggtagccttatgcaatgaaaaagatgtagatggagatagagcttagtctcagaaggcagaaaggtagccttatgcaatgcagaaaatgctgatggagacagagcttagtttcggaaggcataaaggtagccttatgcaatgcagagaaatgcagctGGAGGAagagcttaatctcggaaggcagaaaggtagccttatggaTTGTAgggaaatgcagatagaggtagatattaacctcggaaggcagaaaggtagccttatgcaatgcagaaaataaaaGGCGAATAGTAATGACATCTCTTATTTGATAGATGATAGCTGATAGCTGATTGCTATATTGTGGCTGTTGTGGTTGTCGTGTACGGATAGAAACTGTAAATAGGTAATGATACCGAGAGTTGTGTTCCCGGGAAGTATGAGTGTATAGATATATCTGATGTTTTTATGacttgagtgcctgcatccaaagaaaaatcatgagttttgtaagggtGGAAGGTTAGTTCGTTTCCCCATGAGCTTCACTTGTCCTGCTTGGCGTTGTGTATCATTGAGGTAGCGTcactaaacaaagcaattttgataCCAGGCATGCATGATTTAGataaaatgtaacataaatatataatttaaaatagttttccttagatgaaccgacgaataTGACGTGGTTTAAGACACTGCAACCTctctcgctccggaattttgagggtcctccttaaaattctgccccagtttactgggctggtgcTTTTGACGGCTGCGTACGATAAATGGTTGAAatcatcttcggaattttgagggtcctcctcaaaattctgaccCAATTTCCAATAGcgaggggaaatgaaaattttattgaattgtgaccgaacccatagggctgcctatgtatcccctcttaaatgggaattaggtcaggcgtagttcaaatataTTATACAGAAAATCGTAAGAGTTACACATAATATCGCTTCaatgcatctgaattgatcggcttcggccaaacttcaccgtccatttctgtAAGTATAAGGGCTCCTctagttagaacccggtgaaccatgtatggaccctgccagttgggagagaactttcctttggcttcatcttgatgcgggaaaatcttcatTAACACCAGCTGTCCCAGTataaactgtctcggcttgactcttttgttgaagtctctggacattctgttctgataaagttgaccatggcaaactacattcattcttttcccatctataagagctaactgcTTGTAGAGACTCTTTACCCATTCCGCATTGtcaagttctgcttcctgtatgattctcaaagagggaatttctacctcggcgggaatgactgcttctgtaccataaaccaacatatagggactTGCCCCGGTTAATGTGCGaattgtggtgcggtatcccaataaagcaaatgataacttctcatgcgactgcttatgcttctctatcatcttccttagtatcatcttgatattcttattggtggcttctacagatccattcatctgaggtctataagctgtagaattcttgtgtttgatcttaaaggtttcacacatggctttcattaggtctctattgagattggaaccattatcagtgatgattgactctggaattccgaaccgacaaacaatatggtcgcggacaaaatctgctaccactttcttagtcactactttgtatgatgttgcttcaacccatttggtgaaataatgaattgccactagaatgaacctttGCCTATTTAATGCAGCAGGCTCGATAGGtgcgataacatccattccccaagaagcaaatggccatggtgagcttgctgcagtaagctcgtttggaggcacctatatcatgtctacatgtattTGACAGcaatggcattttcggacatactggatgcagtccgttttcatagtcatccaaaaataaccagctcggagtattttcttggctaagacaaagccgttcatatgtggaccacaggtccctgcatgaatttcttccaatagcctggatgcttcctttgcgtcgacacaccttagtaatcctaaatcaggagtcctcttATACAGGATttctccgctatgaaagaagttctTAGATAATCTTCAAAGTTtgcgcttctgagtaggatttgcaagttctggatattctcccttcgtcaaatattccttgatatcatgaaaccaaggttttccgtctgcttcttcttctacatgagcacagtaagctggctgatcatagatctttaccggaataggatcaattaAGTTCTTGTTTGGGTAttgtatcatggacgatagggtagccaatgcatcaacaaactcattctgaactctgggaacatgttggaactctgtctttgtgaacctctacctcaactcctgtacatgatgcagataagggagtatcttggagttcttggttgcccattcttctcggacctgatgtataagcaggtttgcatctccgatcactagcaattcctgaatgttcatgttaaTGGCCAGCTTGAACCCTAAGAtgtaggcttcgtactcggccatgttattggtgcacgggaacctgagcttggcagacacaAGATAATGATGGCCGGTTTCtaatactaggaccgctcctatgccaactcctttgaagtttgttgctccgtcaaaaaacattctccaaccatcataggattctgcaatatcttcccctatgaaagatacctattcattaggaaaatacatctttagaggctcgtattctccatccacgagtttttcagcaagatgatctgccagtgcttgtcctttcATTGCTTTCTAAGTCACGTAaataatgtcgaattcactcagcagaatttgccacttggctagcttgccagtgggcatgggcttctgaaagatgtacttcaaaggatccattcttgatatgagataagtagtataggcacagaaatagcgcctcaacttctgagctacccaagtcagagcataaTAGGTGctttccaatagagaataccgggcctcttacagggtgaacttcttgctgaggtaatagatggcctgctcctttcttcctgtttcatcatgctgcccctgAACACaactgaaagctccatccaatactgcaaggtagagtaatagaggtctacctggcttgggcgggaccaaaacaggcagcgttgacaggtattccttgattctgtcaaaggtttctaacaatcatcagtccatttggtagcagcatccttcttcaacatcttaaagattggctcacaaatgacagtggattgagATATGAATCAgatgatgtagttaagtcttcccaagaaactcataacctctttctagTTCTTCGATGGTGGCAATTCAtagatggctttgacctttgacgggtccagttctattcctcggcaactcacaatgaacccaagtagttttctagtaggaaccctgaatgcacacttggcgggatcttcctcaagttgtaccttcttagtcaattgaagaacttcctcagatcttctatgtggtcagtgtCTCTCTTGGATTTAATGATGacatcgtctacatacacctcgatctctttgtgtatcatgtcatggaaactagtagtcatggccctcatgtaggtggccccagcattgtttaacccaaacgacatcatcttcTAACAATACATCCTCCACGGTGTAATGAAATCCATTTTctccgcgtcttcctcatccatccatatctgatgatacctagcAAAACAATGAGTGAACaactgcagttcatgcttggcatagttgtcaattaga contains:
- the LOC138886092 gene encoding uncharacterized protein, translating into MIEKHKQSHEKLSFALLGYRTTIRTLTGASPYMLVYGTEAVIPAEVEIPSLRIIQEAELDNAEWVKSLYKQLALIDGKRMNVVCHGQLYQNRMSRDFNKRVKPRQFILGQLVLMKIFPHQDEAKGKFSPNWQGPYMVHRVLTRGALILTEMDGEVWPKPINSDALKRYYV